The DNA window AATACACTGTTGTCTCTTTTACTACCGCAAGCTGAGCTTCTGCTGTAGCTTCGCTTCCTGTTGCCTGTAGTGCGTTTCCTCCTAATGCTACTACAACTTTTTCCATTTGCATCCCTCCCAGAAAATTATACAATAAGTTTAAATATAATGCCATATTTTTAAATTGACCTATAAAAAGCTTCTAACTAATCATTATAAGTCGGCTCTTTATGAAACCCATATACAAAAGCTTCTTGAAATTTAAAATAAGTGAGAGCTTTTCTGTGTATTATAAATATAGGCTCCTCCATAGGGGGAGCCTTTTATATTAAAGCGCTTTTTCATCTTTTAGACTTTGTATTTTTTCATCATCGTATCCTAATAGTTCCTTTAGGATTTCATCTGTATGTTGACCTAGTACCGGTGCTGGTGTTCTGACACTACCTGGTGTGTCGCTTAGCTTTATTGGTACTCCTGGCATCTTTAGCTTTCCTGCTACTGGGTGTTCTACTTCTACTATCATTTCTCTTGCTAGTACTTGTGGGTCTTGTATTACTTTATCTACTGTGTTTATTGGTCCATTTGGTACTCCTGCTTTATCTAGTAATTCTAGCCATTCTTCTGTTGTCTTCTTTGTCATTGGTTCTGCTATTAGTGGTCTTAGTTCATCATAGTTTTCGTTTCTTAATGGATTTGTTTTAAATCTTTCATCGTTTATTAGTTCTTCTGTTCCTATTACTTGACAGAACTTAGCCCATAGTACGTCGTTTCCTGCTGCTACTACTACTTCTCCATTTTTTGTATCGAATGGTTCAAATGGTACTATGGAAGGATGCCTGTTTCCTCCTGGCTTTGGTACGTTTCCTGTTACTACATAACGTGCTATTGCATTTTCTAGTATTGCTACTTGTGTATCTAGCATTGCCACGTCTACTTTTTGGCCTTTTCCTGTTTCATGTCTATTATTAAGTGCTGCTAGTATTCCTATGGCTGTAAATAATCCTGCATTTATGTCTGCTATGGATGAACCTACTCTTGTTGGCTTCCCATCTTTTTGACCTGTTATGCTCATTACTCCGCCCATTGCTTGTACTACTGCATCGTATGCTGCTCTTTTACTATATGGGCCTGTATGTCCATATCCTGATGATGCTGCATAAATTAGCTTTGGATTTATTGCTGATAGATAATCATATCCTAATCCAAGCTTTTCCATTGTTCCCGGTCTAAAGTTTTCTACTACTACATCAGCTTTTTTAACCATTTCTAAAAAAACGTTTTTTCCTTTTTCTGATTTAAGATTTATTGTAATACTTCTTTTATTTCTGTTAAGACTCATGAAATAAGCGCTTTCATTTTTTACATAAGGGCCAAAAGCTCTTGAATCGTCTCCTGTTAGTGGCATTTCTATTTTTATTATATCTGCTCCTAAATCCCCTAATATCATTGTTGCATAAGGTCCTGCTAATACCCTTGTAAGGTCTAGTACTCTTATATTATCTAAGGCTTGCTTCATTGTGTTCGCCCCCTTCATTTTTATTGGGATTCTTATCAAACGCTCAGAATGACAATTTGTCTAATTAAATAGCTACCCGCCAAAGGCGGGCAGTTATTTAATATATATTTCTAGTTAATTATTCAGCGTCAAATGCTACTATACGGCAGAATGCTGATTCTCCACCTTCAAATTTCCATGGGAAACAACCGATAATCATACGTTTGTTAAGTACTTTATCGATTTCTCCACCAAGGTTTTCAGCATGGATGATTTCGTGTGGTTGTGGGAATACTTGAATATGCATTGCTTGATATACGTTTGGCCATGGATAAATATCATTTAAGCCTTTTCCGTATTTTTCTTTTAAGTATTTGTCACAAGCTTCTGCTTCTCTTGGTTCCCAATCACGAATCTTAGTGTTCATTGGGTGGTCAGCAGAACCACAGTCAACACCTATCCAAGCTATTTCCATTTCTTTTACCCAATCAACGAAATCCATTGATGGTCCTGGATGTCTTAGCATATATCTTCTTTCGTCTGCTTCTGGTTGATCCCAGCCATATTTGTGGTATCCTGTATTGATGATAAGGATGTCGCCTTTTTTAACTTCTACTCTGTCCATAATATCTTGTGGAGTATAGATGCTGAAGTCTTCAGTTATATCTGATAAGTCAACTACAACTCCAGGTCCAACTAATTTGTTAAGTGGTAGAGAAGCGATGTCTCTTCCAGCAGTATCAAAGTGTAAAGGACCATCTAAGTGAGTTCCTACGTGATTAGATGTAGTAATAAATTGTCCATTAGCACCATTTGGTGACAATCTCTTGAAAAATTTAACTTGAAGTGGCTCATAAGTTGGCCATGGTGGTGTTAAATGGCTAGTATTTTGTGTTAAATCATACATTTTAACATTGTTCCAGTTTTGTAACATAATAAATTCCTCCTCGTATTTTTATTATTATTTTGGGACTTCATTTTTAATGATGAAGCCTATTTTGTTTCCTAGTTTATTTTTATAATTCGCCTTCAGCTTCTAACATTTCAACAAAAGCTTCTAGTGCATCTTCGAAACATTTCATAGGTGGATGAACTAATCCAGCTCCAACTTGACCTACACCGGCTCTATTACATGCAATACCTGTGTTGATTATTGGACGTATGCCTGTTTCGATAACCTTTTGTATATCTATACCCGTAGCTGACCCTCTGAAATCAAGAACTGGTATTTTATATGCATTATTTTCTGCTTCTGTTATTTCATACATTGATTTTGAGTAATTCATAGCATCTTGTGGAGTACCACCAACGAATTGTACTATTGGCATAGCTGCAGCCATTGCAAATCCACCAATTCCTGATGTTTCTGTTATAGCACTGTCTCCGATATCTGGGTTAGCATCTTTTTCAGTGTATCCTGGGAAATATAGTCCTTCTATCATTTCTGCTGGTGCTGTAAACCATCTATCTCCTAATCCTGCTACTCTTATACCAAATTCTGTACCATTTCTAGCCATTGTATATACTAGCGTACTGTATTTAACGCCTTTCATTGGCTCTAATGAACATTTAGCTGATGGCATTGTTAAGTTTAGGAAGAAGTGGTCATTGCTATGCATAAAGCTTAACACATCTGCTTTGATGTCATCTGAGAAATTAGTTTTTACAATATATGGAGCTAATTCTCTTATTAATAATGATGTACCTGCTTTATTTCTGTTATGTCCTTCATCACCCATTTGAACAACTTGAGCTATCATTGTTTTAAGATCTATTTCTCCAGAAAGCTCTAATGCAGCTTTAAGAACTGGTGCTAATGTGTTTTCCATCCATTTAAGTCTAGTTATAACTTCCTCGCCGTATGCTCCAAAACGAAGAACCTTTCCTAAACCTTCATTTAATGTACAGTAAGCATAGTTTCCAAAAGCTTTGTTTTGCACTATCCATACTGGCATTGAGTAAGTTACAACTCCTGCCATTGGTCCTACTGCATTACGATGATGACAA is part of the Proteiniborus sp. MB09-C3 genome and encodes:
- a CDS encoding CaiB/BaiF CoA-transferase family protein — encoded protein: MKQALDNIRVLDLTRVLAGPYATMILGDLGADIIKIEMPLTGDDSRAFGPYVKNESAYFMSLNRNKRSITINLKSEKGKNVFLEMVKKADVVVENFRPGTMEKLGLGYDYLSAINPKLIYAASSGYGHTGPYSKRAAYDAVVQAMGGVMSITGQKDGKPTRVGSSIADINAGLFTAIGILAALNNRHETGKGQKVDVAMLDTQVAILENAIARYVVTGNVPKPGGNRHPSIVPFEPFDTKNGEVVVAAGNDVLWAKFCQVIGTEELINDERFKTNPLRNENYDELRPLIAEPMTKKTTEEWLELLDKAGVPNGPINTVDKVIQDPQVLAREMIVEVEHPVAGKLKMPGVPIKLSDTPGSVRTPAPVLGQHTDEILKELLGYDDEKIQSLKDEKAL
- a CDS encoding cyclase family protein, which gives rise to MLQNWNNVKMYDLTQNTSHLTPPWPTYEPLQVKFFKRLSPNGANGQFITTSNHVGTHLDGPLHFDTAGRDIASLPLNKLVGPGVVVDLSDITEDFSIYTPQDIMDRVEVKKGDILIINTGYHKYGWDQPEADERRYMLRHPGPSMDFVDWVKEMEIAWIGVDCGSADHPMNTKIRDWEPREAEACDKYLKEKYGKGLNDIYPWPNVYQAMHIQVFPQPHEIIHAENLGGEIDKVLNKRMIIGCFPWKFEGGESAFCRIVAFDAE
- a CDS encoding DUF1116 domain-containing protein, translating into MIAEKIAQANKEAVGRLLNAQPTLVGIGTAGKDLPGMTKKTILHAGPPVTWEKMSGPLKGAVIGGLIYEGLASNEEEAIKLAESGEITFDPCHHRNAVGPMAGVVTYSMPVWIVQNKAFGNYAYCTLNEGLGKVLRFGAYGEEVITRLKWMENTLAPVLKAALELSGEIDLKTMIAQVVQMGDEGHNRNKAGTSLLIRELAPYIVKTNFSDDIKADVLSFMHSNDHFFLNLTMPSAKCSLEPMKGVKYSTLVYTMARNGTEFGIRVAGLGDRWFTAPAEMIEGLYFPGYTEKDANPDIGDSAITETSGIGGFAMAAAMPIVQFVGGTPQDAMNYSKSMYEITEAENNAYKIPVLDFRGSATGIDIQKVIETGIRPIINTGIACNRAGVGQVGAGLVHPPMKCFEDALEAFVEMLEAEGEL